A single genomic interval of Nostoc commune NIES-4072 harbors:
- a CDS encoding methionine gamma-lyase family protein, giving the protein MNSLEQLRQAEQALLEIFSGIDAQVKHNLKRVLDAFRNHRVGAHHFAGVSGYGHDDLGRETLDKVFAEVMGAEAAAVRVQFVSGTHAIACALFGVLRPGDEMLAVVGSPYDTLEEVIGLRGQGQGSLLEFGINYRQLELTPEGTIDWQALTTSVAENTRLVLIQRSCGYSWRPSLSIADIEKILHLVKQQNPNTVCFVDNCYGEFIETREPTAVGADLMAGSLIKNPGGTIVSAGGYVAGRADLVEASACRLTAPGIGSYGGATFDQNRLLFQGLFLAPQMVGEAMKGTYLTGYVFDKLGYPVNPAPLAPRGDVIQAIKLGSAEKLIAFCKAIQQHSPIGSYLDPVPDEMPGYESKVVMAGGTFIEGSTLELSADGPLREPYVVYCQGGTHWTHVAIALEAAINAIGNAGD; this is encoded by the coding sequence ATGAACAGCTTAGAACAGCTGCGGCAAGCAGAACAGGCACTATTAGAAATTTTTTCTGGAATTGACGCTCAGGTCAAGCATAATCTAAAACGAGTGCTGGATGCTTTTCGTAATCACCGTGTAGGCGCACACCACTTCGCTGGTGTAAGTGGCTATGGTCACGATGATTTAGGACGAGAAACTTTAGATAAAGTTTTTGCCGAAGTTATGGGCGCTGAAGCTGCGGCCGTGCGGGTGCAGTTCGTTTCAGGAACTCATGCGATCGCTTGTGCTTTGTTTGGTGTTCTCCGTCCTGGAGATGAAATGTTAGCAGTGGTCGGTTCTCCCTACGATACGCTTGAAGAAGTCATTGGTTTACGGGGTCAAGGTCAAGGTTCCCTTCTTGAGTTTGGCATAAATTACCGACAATTGGAGCTAACCCCAGAGGGAACTATAGATTGGCAAGCTTTAACTACTAGTGTGGCTGAAAATACTCGTTTAGTGCTAATTCAGCGTTCTTGTGGCTATTCTTGGCGTCCTAGTTTATCAATTGCTGATATTGAAAAAATCCTCCACTTAGTCAAACAGCAAAATCCGAACACCGTTTGCTTTGTGGATAACTGCTACGGCGAATTTATTGAAACCAGGGAACCTACAGCCGTAGGTGCTGATTTAATGGCGGGGTCATTGATTAAAAATCCTGGTGGTACCATTGTCAGCGCTGGCGGTTATGTTGCTGGTCGCGCCGACTTAGTGGAAGCATCGGCCTGTCGCCTCACGGCTCCCGGTATTGGGAGTTATGGCGGCGCTACTTTTGACCAAAATCGTCTGCTGTTCCAAGGCTTATTTCTGGCTCCGCAAATGGTAGGAGAGGCGATGAAAGGGACATACTTAACTGGTTATGTGTTTGACAAACTTGGTTATCCAGTGAATCCCGCACCCTTGGCTCCCCGTGGAGATGTAATTCAGGCAATCAAACTCGGTTCTGCCGAAAAGCTAATTGCCTTCTGTAAGGCGATACAACAGCATTCTCCCATCGGTTCCTATCTTGACCCTGTTCCAGATGAAATGCCGGGGTATGAGAGCAAGGTAGTCATGGCTGGTGGGACATTTATTGAAGGGAGTACCTTAGAATTATCGGCAGATGGGCCTTTACGTGAACCCTATGTGGTTTATTGCCAGGGGGGAACTCATTGGACTCATGTAGCGATCGCCTTAGAAGCTGCGATTAATGCAATAGGAAATGCTGGTGATTGA
- a CDS encoding acyl-CoA desaturase, protein MTIATSTKPQINWVNTLFFIALHIGALFAFVPGNFSWTAVGVGFLLYWVTGGLGVTLGFHRLVTHRSFQTPKWLEYLLVFFGTLSCQGGPIEWVGTHRIHHLNSDTDADPHDSNKGFWWSHMDWLIHYCPAHADVPRFTKDIAEDPVYQFLEKYFILIQVALGVLLLLLGGWPFVIWGIFVRIVWVYHCTWLVNSATHKFGYRSYDSGDRSTNCWWVAVLVFGEGWHNNHHAFQYSARHGLEWWEIDLTWMTVQLLQAVGLATNVKLAPIKTS, encoded by the coding sequence ATGACAATTGCTACCTCAACTAAACCTCAAATTAACTGGGTTAATACCCTGTTCTTCATTGCACTGCACATCGGCGCTTTATTTGCCTTTGTTCCTGGTAACTTTAGCTGGACGGCAGTTGGTGTGGGTTTCTTGCTGTATTGGGTGACTGGCGGCTTAGGCGTTACTCTAGGATTTCATCGCCTTGTCACCCACCGCAGTTTTCAAACTCCCAAGTGGCTAGAGTATCTTTTGGTTTTCTTTGGAACACTCTCGTGTCAAGGAGGCCCTATTGAGTGGGTCGGGACACATCGCATTCATCATCTAAACTCTGATACTGACGCTGATCCCCATGACTCTAATAAAGGCTTCTGGTGGAGCCACATGGATTGGCTGATTCATTATTGTCCCGCTCACGCTGATGTTCCTCGTTTCACCAAAGACATTGCCGAAGACCCAGTTTATCAGTTTTTAGAAAAATATTTCATTTTGATCCAGGTTGCTCTAGGCGTATTGCTTTTACTTCTGGGTGGCTGGCCCTTTGTTATTTGGGGAATTTTTGTTCGCATTGTCTGGGTTTATCACTGCACCTGGTTGGTGAACAGCGCTACTCATAAGTTTGGCTATCGGAGCTATGATTCTGGTGATAGATCGACTAATTGCTGGTGGGTAGCCGTACTAGTTTTCGGTGAAGGCTGGCATAACAACCATCATGCTTTTCAATACTCAGCTCGTCATGGGCTGGAATGGTGGGAAATCGATTTAACCTGGATGACTGTTCAATTGCTGCAAGCAGTTGGTTTGGCTACTAATGTGAAGTTGGCCCCAATAAAAACTAGTTAG
- a CDS encoding fatty acid desaturase has product MTTSIINSQKLSDEPSNSDFRLKDIVKTLPRECFQQNRRKAWTQVLLSVLAVGLGYYSLIVTPWFLLPLAWVFTGTALTGFFVIGHDCGHRSFAKRRWVNDLVGHFFMMPLIYPFHSWRIKHNYHHTHTNKLDEDNAWHPIRPEVFEDWDKIRQSAFELFMRKRLWWVGSIGHWAVVHFDWRNFKTKDQSSIKLSVAVVVVFAAIAFPLLIATTGIWGFVKFWLVPWMIYHFWMSTFTIVHHTAADVPFATANKWNEALAQLAGTIHCDYPRWVEILCHDINVHVPHHISTAIPSYNLRLAYSSIKENWEPYLHDECQFSWPLMKQITDQCQLYTTDVGYKTFKEYYTGR; this is encoded by the coding sequence ATGACTACATCAATAATTAATAGCCAGAAACTAAGTGACGAGCCTAGTAATTCCGACTTTCGGCTCAAAGATATTGTTAAAACCCTGCCACGGGAATGTTTTCAGCAGAACCGTCGCAAAGCTTGGACACAAGTACTGCTCAGTGTCTTGGCGGTTGGCTTGGGCTATTACAGCCTGATCGTTACTCCTTGGTTTCTCTTGCCCCTAGCTTGGGTTTTTACGGGCACTGCTTTAACAGGTTTTTTTGTAATTGGGCATGATTGTGGTCACAGGTCTTTTGCCAAACGTCGTTGGGTGAATGATTTGGTGGGGCATTTCTTCATGATGCCGTTGATTTACCCCTTTCACAGTTGGCGCATTAAGCATAATTATCACCATACTCATACCAACAAGCTGGATGAGGATAATGCTTGGCATCCAATTAGACCAGAAGTGTTTGAAGATTGGGATAAAATCCGGCAGTCTGCTTTTGAGTTGTTCATGCGTAAACGCCTCTGGTGGGTAGGTTCCATTGGACATTGGGCTGTGGTGCATTTTGATTGGCGGAACTTCAAAACGAAAGACCAATCGAGTATCAAGCTTTCTGTGGCTGTAGTAGTTGTGTTTGCGGCGATCGCTTTCCCACTTCTCATCGCCACAACTGGTATCTGGGGATTTGTCAAGTTTTGGCTAGTGCCCTGGATGATTTACCATTTTTGGATGAGTACTTTTACTATTGTTCACCACACTGCCGCAGATGTTCCTTTTGCGACAGCGAACAAGTGGAACGAAGCTTTAGCACAGCTAGCTGGCACTATTCATTGCGATTATCCGCGCTGGGTAGAAATCCTATGCCACGATATCAATGTTCATGTCCCTCATCATATTTCCACTGCGATTCCTTCTTATAATTTGCGGCTAGCTTACAGCAGCATCAAAGAAAATTGGGAGCCTTATCTGCATGATGAGTGTCAGTTTTCTTGGCCTTTAATGAAGCAGATTACAGACCAATGTCAACTATACACAACTGATGTTGGTTATAAGACTTTCAAGGAATATTATACAGGGCGATAA
- a CDS encoding fatty acid desaturase: MPSNIISFNNPLSGETSEDTTKLPFTLQDLKASIPAECFQPNVTKSLFYFFRDILIIGLLYAVAHYLDSWLFFPIFWLMQGTMFWALFVVGHDCGHQSFSKHKWLNDLIGHLSHTPILVPYHGWRISHRTHHKNTGNIDNDESWYPVSESQYKDMPLAQKIGRYYVFLLAYPVYLFKRSPNKEGSHFLPSSSLFKPSEKWDVLTSTILLIGMVGLLGFLTYQWGWMWLLKYYAVPYLVFIVWLDLVTFLHHTEPELPWYRGEDWTFLKGAISSIDRDYGLVNHIHHDIGTHVAHHIFLNIPHYNLLKATEAIKPVMGEYFHKSEEPIWKSVWNSCINCHFVPDTGSKVYYTSNNKLTKD, from the coding sequence GTGCCATCAAATATCATCAGTTTCAACAATCCTCTTAGCGGTGAAACGTCTGAGGATACGACTAAATTACCTTTCACTCTTCAAGATTTAAAAGCTTCAATTCCTGCTGAATGCTTTCAGCCCAATGTGACAAAATCACTTTTTTACTTCTTTCGTGACATCCTGATTATCGGTCTGCTTTATGCAGTTGCTCATTACCTAGATTCTTGGCTTTTCTTCCCAATTTTCTGGTTAATGCAAGGAACAATGTTTTGGGCTTTGTTTGTAGTCGGACATGACTGCGGACACCAATCTTTTTCTAAGCATAAATGGCTCAATGATTTGATTGGACATCTTTCTCACACACCAATACTTGTTCCTTATCATGGTTGGCGGATTAGTCACAGAACTCATCACAAAAATACTGGCAACATCGATAATGATGAAAGCTGGTATCCTGTAAGCGAATCACAATATAAGGACATGCCTTTAGCCCAAAAGATAGGCAGATATTATGTTTTTCTCTTGGCTTATCCTGTGTATTTGTTTAAGCGTTCTCCTAATAAAGAAGGCTCCCACTTTTTGCCTAGCAGTTCGCTTTTCAAACCATCGGAAAAATGGGATGTCCTAACTAGCACTATACTTTTGATTGGCATGGTAGGTTTGCTAGGTTTCCTCACCTACCAATGGGGTTGGATGTGGTTGCTAAAATATTACGCTGTGCCTTACCTTGTGTTTATAGTTTGGCTAGATTTGGTGACGTTCTTGCACCACACCGAGCCAGAGCTTCCTTGGTATCGTGGAGAAGATTGGACTTTTTTAAAAGGCGCAATTTCTAGTATTGATCGTGATTATGGTTTGGTTAATCATATCCATCACGATATCGGTACTCATGTTGCTCACCATATATTCCTTAACATCCCTCACTACAATTTGCTCAAAGCAACTGAGGCAATAAAACCAGTGATGGGTGAATATTTCCACAAATCGGAAGAACCAATTTGGAAGTCAGTATGGAATTCATGCATCAACTGCCATTTTGTCCCTGATACTGGTAGTAAGGTTTACTACACATCCAACAATAAGCTAACTAAAGATTAA
- a CDS encoding LabA-like NYN domain-containing protein — MIITNFSKQRNEFKEPKVLKAKPHWQGQNLSDTPIKSKDPKTEDTAPDSSILNNLNRGRVAIFIDGLSLFHTALQLGIEIDYVKLLCHLTNGSRLLRAFFYTGVDISNEKQQGFLLWMRRNGYRVVAKDIAQPAENFKKSNLNVEIAVDMITLAPYYDTAVLVSGDGDLAYAVNAVSRMGVRVEVVSLQNTTSESLIDVADCFIDLDSIKTHIQKDSNVGYSYRTPSNSNL; from the coding sequence ATGATTATAACTAATTTTAGCAAACAAAGAAATGAATTTAAGGAACCTAAAGTACTCAAAGCTAAACCACATTGGCAAGGACAAAATTTGAGCGATACTCCCATCAAAAGTAAAGACCCTAAGACAGAAGATACAGCACCCGATAGTTCGATTTTAAATAACTTGAATCGTGGTCGAGTTGCTATTTTTATTGATGGCTTAAGTCTGTTTCATACAGCTTTACAACTCGGTATAGAAATTGACTACGTTAAATTGCTTTGTCATTTAACTAACGGTTCAAGACTATTACGTGCTTTCTTCTATACTGGGGTTGATATCAGTAATGAAAAGCAACAAGGTTTTTTATTGTGGATGCGTCGTAATGGCTATCGTGTAGTAGCTAAAGATATCGCGCAACCAGCAGAAAATTTCAAAAAATCAAATTTGAACGTAGAAATTGCTGTAGACATGATAACCTTAGCTCCTTATTATGATACTGCGGTTTTAGTCAGTGGCGATGGGGATCTAGCTTATGCTGTGAACGCCGTCAGCAGAATGGGGGTTCGCGTAGAAGTGGTGAGTCTACAAAATACCACTAGTGAAAGCTTGATTGATGTTGCTGATTGCTTCATTGACCTTGATAGTATTAAGACACACATTCAAAAAGATTCTAATGTTGGCTATAGTTATCGCACGCCTTCAAATTCAAACCTTTAA
- a CDS encoding response regulator transcription factor: protein MDILIVEDEPEIAHLIELSLEKEGFFCRTSRDGMNALRMFQEQPPDLIILDLMIPGLDGLEVCARIRQKPGAKDPYILMLTAKGEEIDRVIGLSTGADDYMVKPFSPRELVARVRALLRRSLRQGGQHQVNRTQHFIVDVDQRTASRQMDSQEVEVLDLTTLEFNLLTTFVSNPGRVWNRTQLIDKLWGDNFFGDERVVDTHVARLRKKIEPDSANPTFIKTVVGVGYKFEDPLVG, encoded by the coding sequence ATGGATATTTTAATAGTTGAAGATGAACCAGAAATTGCTCATTTAATTGAACTCTCTTTAGAAAAAGAAGGATTTTTTTGTCGCACTAGCCGCGATGGAATGAATGCTTTGCGGATGTTTCAAGAGCAACCACCTGATTTAATCATTCTAGATTTAATGATTCCTGGTTTGGATGGGTTGGAAGTTTGTGCTAGAATTCGCCAGAAACCAGGTGCCAAAGATCCTTACATTTTGATGCTCACGGCTAAGGGTGAGGAAATTGATCGCGTCATTGGTCTATCTACTGGTGCTGACGATTACATGGTCAAACCTTTTAGCCCCAGAGAGTTAGTCGCTAGGGTGCGGGCACTATTGCGGCGTAGCCTCCGCCAAGGGGGACAGCATCAAGTCAATCGTACCCAACACTTTATTGTCGATGTAGACCAGCGCACTGCTAGTCGTCAGATGGATTCTCAAGAAGTTGAAGTTTTGGACTTAACTACTCTAGAATTTAACTTGCTAACTACCTTTGTCAGCAATCCTGGTCGAGTTTGGAACCGCACTCAACTAATTGATAAACTATGGGGAGATAACTTTTTTGGCGATGAACGAGTGGTGGATACTCATGTAGCTCGGTTGCGAAAAAAGATTGAGCCTGATTCGGCAAATCCTACTTTTATTAAAACTGTTGTTGGGGTGGGCTATAAATTTGAAGATCCTCTGGTAGGGTAA
- a CDS encoding sensor histidine kinase: MKMGLRTRLFLSHLVVMLVGVASLVSISKISSPRLFVLHLERLENQGFDLIDVRTELVAGFELAWQRSTIWSVLVGTTAAGGLSYWVSRRIMQRLTEMEQITQKFAAGQMDARLPMSDIPELNRLGASFNRMAASLEGVEARRREVIGDMTHELRTPLTVVRGYLEELADGEIEASPEIYRRLAKETKRLERLVNDLQELSKAEAGYLPINIQRVNLRPLLESLVEKFTDQLLEDGPVLVLQCPSVLPPVLADIDRTEQVLVNLLGNAVRYTNEGSITICVGTEGSQLWIAVIDTGIGIAPENLPHVFERFWRADQSRDRHSGGTGIGLTISRRLIELQGGQIQVESELGVGSTFRFFLPLA, translated from the coding sequence ATGAAAATGGGGCTGAGAACGCGCCTATTTCTCTCCCACTTAGTTGTAATGCTCGTGGGGGTAGCTAGTTTGGTGAGCATCAGCAAAATTTCTTCCCCTCGTTTGTTTGTACTGCATTTGGAACGATTAGAAAATCAGGGGTTTGACTTAATCGATGTTCGTACTGAATTGGTTGCAGGATTTGAACTTGCTTGGCAGCGAAGCACTATTTGGTCAGTCTTAGTCGGTACCACCGCCGCCGGAGGATTGAGTTACTGGGTGTCCAGACGGATTATGCAGAGGTTGACCGAGATGGAACAAATCACCCAAAAATTTGCTGCTGGTCAGATGGATGCACGACTACCTATGTCTGACATTCCCGAACTTAATAGATTGGGTGCTAGTTTCAACCGGATGGCAGCCAGTTTAGAAGGGGTAGAAGCGCGGCGGCGAGAAGTGATTGGAGACATGACCCATGAATTACGGACACCGTTAACAGTGGTGCGTGGTTACTTGGAAGAATTGGCTGATGGGGAAATTGAAGCATCTCCTGAAATTTATCGGCGTTTAGCTAAAGAAACTAAGCGCTTAGAGCGATTGGTGAACGATTTACAAGAACTATCTAAGGCAGAAGCTGGTTATTTGCCAATTAATATCCAACGGGTAAATCTGCGTCCGTTATTAGAATCATTAGTGGAGAAATTTACCGACCAACTGTTGGAGGATGGGCCAGTTCTGGTATTGCAATGTCCATCTGTGCTGCCTCCTGTATTAGCAGATATTGACCGCACAGAACAGGTGTTGGTCAATTTGCTAGGTAATGCAGTGCGTTACACGAATGAAGGTTCAATTACCATTTGTGTTGGAACTGAAGGATCTCAACTCTGGATTGCGGTTATAGATACAGGTATTGGTATCGCTCCAGAAAATTTGCCTCATGTGTTTGAGCGCTTCTGGCGAGCCGATCAGTCGCGCGATCGCCATTCGGGAGGTACTGGTATTGGTTTAACTATTTCCCGTCGTTTGATTGAACTACAAGGCGGTCAGATTCAGGTAGAAAGTGAGTTGGGAGTTGGCAGTACGTTTCGGTTTTTTCTGCCTTTAGCTTGA
- a CDS encoding O-methyltransferase, with amino-acid sequence MTQEQWTAVDHYFNDLLVPPDPALDAALQTSAAAGLPPHNVSPNQGKLLLLLAQIQGARTILEIGTLGGYSTIWLARALPSDGRLITLEANPKHAEVAHTNIAHAGLSDIVELRLGQALSTLPQIAAEGHTFDLIFIDADKPNNPDYFRWALKLSRRGSLIIADNVVRNGTVIDATSSDPSVQGVRRFNELLASEPRVCATAIQTVGSKGYDGFAIAIVTADQ; translated from the coding sequence ATGACTCAAGAGCAATGGACTGCGGTCGATCATTACTTTAACGATTTACTTGTACCGCCCGACCCTGCGCTGGATGCGGCGCTCCAGACTAGCGCCGCAGCTGGATTACCACCGCATAACGTTTCGCCAAACCAGGGCAAGCTGCTGTTGCTGTTGGCACAAATTCAAGGGGCGCGAACCATTCTAGAGATTGGCACGCTGGGCGGCTACAGTACCATCTGGCTAGCGCGGGCGTTACCTAGCGACGGCCGTCTGATTACGCTGGAGGCCAACCCAAAGCACGCCGAAGTCGCCCACACCAACATCGCCCACGCTGGTCTGTCCGATATTGTTGAGCTGCGCCTCGGACAGGCACTCTCTACGTTGCCACAGATTGCTGCCGAAGGTCATACATTTGACCTAATCTTCATTGACGCCGACAAGCCAAACAATCCAGATTACTTCAGATGGGCGCTCAAGCTTTCCCGTCGCGGTAGTCTAATCATTGCCGATAATGTTGTGCGTAACGGAACAGTGATTGATGCTACCAGCAGCGATCCTAGCGTCCAAGGAGTACGTCGCTTCAACGAACTACTCGCCTCTGAGCCGCGCGTTTGCGCCACGGCAATCCAGACAGTGGGCAGCAAAGGATATGATGGCTTTGCGATCGCGATCGTCACTGCTGATCAATAA
- a CDS encoding NAD(P)-dependent oxidoreductase: MPIQTIGILSPGDMGQAIAAVLNQNGLKTIAALDNRSERTRQLAAAANIQDVGSLTQLVIESDVVLSVLVPAAASEAANLVAEAISNVGKPILYVDCNAIAPQKVISISQLIESVGGTFVDASIIGPPPRVPNRTRIYVSGKQASQLLQLRDHGLDVRVIGDEIGQASGLKMSYAALTKGLTAIGTELLIAAHRLGLDKQLWDEVSSSQQELASILTRSIPSMTPKAHRWIGEMEEIAETFKELGLTERIFYGAADVYRLVKETSLSKETPEECHRDRPLDEIITILSNEAISDT, from the coding sequence ATGCCTATCCAAACTATTGGTATTTTAAGTCCAGGTGATATGGGACAAGCGATCGCAGCTGTTCTCAATCAAAATGGATTGAAAACTATTGCTGCTCTAGACAATCGCAGTGAACGAACTCGGCAATTAGCAGCCGCAGCCAACATTCAAGATGTGGGTTCCCTCACGCAACTAGTAATTGAATCTGATGTAGTCTTGTCAGTTCTAGTTCCCGCAGCAGCCAGCGAAGCAGCGAATCTTGTAGCTGAAGCGATCAGCAATGTTGGTAAACCCATTCTCTATGTTGACTGTAATGCGATCGCACCCCAAAAAGTCATTAGTATCAGCCAACTTATTGAATCAGTTGGGGGAACATTCGTAGATGCATCAATTATTGGCCCACCACCACGAGTTCCCAATCGCACCCGCATTTATGTTTCAGGAAAACAAGCCAGTCAACTCCTACAACTGCGGGATCATGGCTTGGATGTGCGGGTGATAGGTGATGAAATTGGTCAAGCTTCCGGTTTGAAAATGTCCTATGCAGCCCTGACAAAAGGACTTACAGCAATCGGCACAGAATTACTAATAGCAGCCCATCGTTTAGGATTGGATAAGCAACTATGGGATGAAGTGTCTAGTAGCCAACAGGAACTTGCTAGCATATTAACCCGTTCGATTCCATCGATGACACCAAAAGCGCATCGTTGGATAGGAGAAATGGAAGAGATTGCAGAAACTTTTAAAGAGTTAGGTCTGACTGAAAGGATTTTTTACGGCGCAGCCGACGTTTACCGCTTGGTCAAAGAAACCTCCTTGAGTAAGGAAACACCAGAAGAATGCCATCGCGATCGCCCATTGGATGAAATCATTACAATCCTTTCCAATGAAGCAATATCTGACACCTAA